One Paraburkholderia sp. PREW-6R genomic region harbors:
- a CDS encoding glucose 1-dehydrogenase, whose translation MSHSPVVLVTGALSGIGRATAIAFAEEKARLVISGRRLDEGRKLAEQLRSSGADVEFVQADVRFEDQVQGLVDRVVSRFGRLDIAVNSAGYEGDPAPIVEQNVDQYAFVFDTNVLGTWLALKHEIRVMTAQGGGSIVNVSSTMGIRGAARNALYVASKHAVEGLTKSAALETAAFNVRVNAVAPGPIQTEMLDRITGSESGKAAMLATVPLKRAGTPEEIAEAIVFVASDKASFMTGEVLRVNGGRTAA comes from the coding sequence ATGAGTCATTCGCCAGTAGTACTTGTGACGGGCGCGCTTTCTGGAATTGGTCGCGCGACAGCCATTGCTTTTGCTGAAGAGAAAGCTCGGCTCGTGATTTCGGGCCGTCGGCTCGACGAAGGCAGGAAGCTCGCAGAACAGCTGCGTTCGTCGGGTGCCGATGTGGAGTTTGTGCAGGCAGACGTGCGTTTCGAGGACCAGGTCCAGGGTCTGGTCGACCGCGTCGTTTCCCGCTTTGGTCGTCTGGATATTGCGGTGAACAGCGCCGGTTACGAGGGTGACCCGGCACCGATCGTCGAGCAGAATGTCGACCAGTATGCGTTCGTTTTCGATACGAATGTGCTCGGCACGTGGCTCGCGCTCAAACATGAAATCCGCGTCATGACAGCCCAGGGTGGCGGAAGCATTGTCAATGTATCGTCAACGATGGGTATTCGCGGCGCCGCCCGCAACGCACTCTATGTTGCCAGCAAGCACGCGGTCGAGGGCCTGACGAAATCCGCTGCGCTCGAGACGGCGGCGTTCAATGTTCGGGTCAACGCGGTAGCGCCGGGGCCCATCCAGACTGAAATGCTTGACCGCATCACGGGTTCGGAATCGGGCAAGGCCGCAATGCTCGCCACCGTGCCGCTCAAACGTGCGGGAACGCCTGAGGAGATCGCGGAGGCCATCGTTTTTGTGGCGTCGGATAAAGCGAGTTTCATGACTGGCGAAGTGCTTCGGGTCAACGGAGGACGAACTGCTGCGTGA
- a CDS encoding diguanylate cyclase, protein MEATLEHLSETVASAGTLEELSRPLLEMLQLVTGLESAYLTSIDLDAQLQSITYARNAGELHIPEGLTVPWADTLCKRCLEQGRRVVSNVGEVWGDSQAAAALGIQTYASAPVSSSDGRIIGTLCAASRGSQTLGPRARTALNLFSRLIAQHVEREQLVAELKRSNDYLTRFAMTDSLTELPNRRAFRDELGRLLARSARDGSYVLVGMLDLDGFKQINDEYGHTTGDLLLQQCAGRLAGMARNTDILARIGGDEFAFAGPGPATEEEATKEAEELAAQARAVTAGSYTLRGSRIDYPGASAGVVAVRFVSVGQAIELADAAMYQSKKDRRRLFDTRAESRSAARQPPGGR, encoded by the coding sequence ATGGAGGCAACCCTTGAACACCTGTCTGAAACGGTCGCAAGCGCAGGCACGCTGGAAGAGCTGTCGCGGCCGCTGCTCGAAATGCTGCAACTCGTCACCGGCCTGGAATCGGCCTATCTGACTTCAATCGATCTCGACGCGCAGTTGCAGTCGATCACATACGCGCGCAATGCCGGCGAACTGCACATCCCGGAAGGACTCACCGTTCCGTGGGCCGACACACTCTGCAAGCGGTGCCTTGAGCAAGGCCGGCGCGTCGTGTCCAACGTTGGCGAAGTGTGGGGCGACTCGCAGGCCGCCGCCGCGCTCGGCATCCAGACCTATGCAAGCGCACCCGTGTCCAGCAGCGATGGCCGCATCATCGGCACGCTCTGCGCGGCGAGCCGCGGCAGCCAGACGCTCGGGCCTCGCGCCCGTACTGCACTCAACCTCTTTTCCCGCCTGATTGCGCAGCACGTCGAACGTGAGCAGCTGGTTGCCGAACTCAAACGTTCAAATGACTACCTGACGCGTTTTGCGATGACAGACTCGCTTACCGAATTGCCGAACCGCCGGGCCTTCAGGGATGAACTTGGCAGGCTTCTCGCACGCTCGGCTCGCGACGGCTCCTATGTACTCGTGGGAATGCTCGACCTCGACGGGTTCAAGCAGATCAACGATGAATACGGCCACACCACGGGCGACCTCCTCCTCCAGCAGTGCGCAGGGCGGCTCGCCGGTATGGCACGCAACACCGACATACTTGCCCGCATCGGCGGCGATGAGTTCGCCTTTGCGGGACCTGGGCCAGCTACCGAGGAGGAGGCGACGAAAGAGGCGGAAGAACTTGCAGCGCAAGCGAGGGCCGTCACCGCCGGCAGTTATACACTGCGGGGCAGTCGGATCGACTACCCGGGCGCGAGCGCGGGCGTCGTTGCGGTACGGTTCGTGAGCGTGGGGCAGGCGATCGAACTGGCAGACGCGGCCATGTACCAGAGCAAGAAAGACCGGCGCCGCCTGTTTGACACGCGGGCCGAGAGCCGGTCTGCGGCACGTCAGCCGCCGGGCGGGCGCTGA
- a CDS encoding SDR family oxidoreductase, with product MANTLQGKIALVTGGSRGIGAATAIQLAAEGATVALSYSSSETAAREVIATIEASGGKAIALKADQADPTAVKALIAEVVERLGRIDILVNNAAVFVTGTVAETEDTSGFERQQKINYEAVVTAIREASRVMESGGRIISISSALAWRSTWPGLADYSATKRAIEGYSKGAARDLGPKGITVNVIGTGSTNTEMNPDNSPFAEAQAAATALGRFGRPDEIASVVAFVASPAASFITGAIIPVDGGYSA from the coding sequence ATGGCCAATACTCTTCAAGGAAAGATCGCTCTCGTGACGGGCGGCTCACGCGGCATCGGCGCCGCAACCGCCATCCAGCTCGCTGCGGAAGGCGCCACCGTAGCGCTAAGTTATTCCAGCAGCGAGACCGCAGCCAGAGAGGTCATCGCAACGATTGAAGCGTCCGGTGGTAAGGCTATTGCCCTGAAGGCCGACCAGGCGGACCCAACAGCGGTTAAAGCATTGATTGCGGAAGTGGTCGAGCGGTTGGGCCGGATCGACATTCTGGTCAACAACGCCGCTGTTTTCGTGACGGGCACGGTGGCCGAAACTGAAGATACATCGGGCTTCGAGCGACAGCAGAAGATCAATTACGAAGCCGTGGTAACCGCGATTCGGGAAGCCTCGCGAGTGATGGAAAGCGGCGGCAGGATCATCTCCATTTCGTCGGCCCTCGCATGGCGGTCGACGTGGCCAGGCCTTGCTGATTACAGCGCAACGAAGCGCGCGATTGAGGGCTACAGCAAAGGTGCTGCGCGGGATCTGGGCCCAAAGGGCATTACCGTGAACGTTATCGGAACCGGTTCGACGAACACCGAGATGAATCCTGATAACAGTCCCTTTGCCGAAGCGCAGGCAGCCGCCACGGCGCTTGGACGCTTTGGCCGGCCTGATGAGATCGCTTCCGTGGTGGCCTTCGTCGCCAGCCCGGCGGCGAGCTTCATTACCGGCGCAATCATTCCCGTTGACGGAGGCTATAGCGCGTAA
- a CDS encoding zinc-dependent alcohol dehydrogenase family protein: MARIVTFAEYGSPDVLRIEDVALPEPGPDEIRIAVKAIGLNRAESMWRTGVYVEPVNLPGRLGYESAGVVEAVGENVTHLAVGDEVSTMPAFSMNDYGLYGDHVLAPASAAVKKPSSISFEEAVSIWNPFITPWGAFIESGIVTPDDTVIITAGSSSVGMGAIQVAKLAGAKVIATTRTSEKVAPIRTAGADHVIVTDDEDLVVEVERITQGAGATVAFDPVGGPTFPKLIDALAPGGTVMIYGALSDEVTPLPMLRTLAKEIVIRGYNLFSITTSPARQAKVARFVYENLEAGKLKATISKYFRFEQIVEAHRELEKNQHIGRIVVTL, translated from the coding sequence ATGGCACGCATCGTCACCTTTGCTGAATATGGCTCACCCGATGTTCTGAGGATCGAGGACGTCGCCTTGCCGGAGCCGGGACCGGATGAGATCCGCATCGCCGTGAAGGCGATCGGTTTGAACCGTGCGGAATCGATGTGGCGCACAGGTGTGTATGTTGAACCTGTCAATCTTCCCGGCCGGTTGGGCTATGAGTCCGCAGGCGTTGTGGAGGCCGTTGGAGAAAACGTCACGCACCTCGCGGTGGGCGATGAGGTTTCCACCATGCCGGCCTTCTCGATGAACGATTACGGCCTGTATGGCGACCATGTGTTGGCTCCGGCAAGCGCTGCGGTGAAAAAGCCATCGTCAATTTCGTTCGAAGAAGCGGTGTCCATCTGGAATCCGTTCATCACGCCGTGGGGAGCGTTCATTGAAAGCGGCATCGTGACGCCTGACGATACCGTGATCATCACTGCCGGTTCGAGCAGCGTGGGCATGGGTGCAATCCAGGTTGCAAAGCTTGCAGGCGCGAAGGTCATTGCAACGACGCGCACCAGCGAGAAGGTCGCGCCAATCAGAACGGCAGGTGCCGACCACGTCATCGTCACCGACGACGAGGATCTTGTGGTCGAGGTCGAACGGATAACCCAGGGCGCGGGGGCGACCGTCGCGTTCGATCCGGTCGGTGGTCCCACGTTCCCCAAGCTTATCGACGCCCTGGCGCCAGGTGGCACGGTCATGATCTATGGCGCGTTGAGCGACGAAGTGACACCGCTCCCGATGCTCCGCACGCTCGCAAAGGAAATCGTGATCCGGGGCTATAACCTGTTCTCGATTACCACCAGCCCGGCCCGTCAGGCCAAAGTAGCCCGATTCGTTTATGAAAATCTCGAAGCGGGCAAGCTGAAGGCAACCATCTCAAAGTATTTCCGGTTCGAACAAATCGTCGAAGCGCATCGTGAGCTGGAGAAGAACCAGCATATCGGCAGGATCGTCGTCACTCTGTAA